The Candidatus Babeliaceae bacterium sequence TCCTGGCAACCAATCTATTGGTGAAGGTGGTATTTCTACTATTAATCAAAAAGATTTTGAAGCTACATTTAAGGTTGCAATAACACCACGAATCAGTTCACTCGACAGGCTTAATCTTCAAATAACTATAGAAATTGAAGATTTTACATCCCCAAGTCTTACGGATTTTAGTCGACAAACACGACGCGTACAAACAAATGCAAATATGAACTCTGGCCAAGTTTTAGTCTTGGGGGGGCTTACACGATTAGAAACAACAGAAACTGACACCGAAACTCCTATTTTGGGACAGATACCTCTTGTCGGCTGGTTTTTTAGAAATAAAACAAAAACTACCGTAAAAAATAATCTTGGAATTTTTATATGCCCTACTATTGTTGAGCCAAAGTTACGTGAGGGACAAAAGAAATATACGGGTGACAAGATCAAATATTCTTATAGTACTATTGGAGAATCCGCAACATATGATAATATTCGTGACCCAATAACAAGATTCTTCTTTATGTCGGGTGATAAGAGCGAAACAACTTTAACACAATATTTGGCGGACTCTAAAGAAGGTTCTTACAATTTTGAAAGCCAAGAACGTGAAATATTGGAGCCAAAAAAAATAAAGACTTCTATTAATACCGAAACACCTACTGAAGAAGATCGTGCTTTAAAAGCGCTTTTAAAAGATGAAAAAAATCCGATTTCAGGCGGTAATGAGTGAAAGCATTAATTGATCTTCGATCATTAAAAGCCGGTTGTATTTAGCTATACGATCAGTGCGGCTACAGCCACCGGCTTTTATCTGGCCTGCCGATGCGCCGACCGCAAGATCAGCTATAAAAGTATCTTCAGTTTCACCAGAACGATGCGAAACTATAACATTTAGATTATGCAATTTGCACAATCTAATAGCATGAAGCGTCTCAGTTATTGTGCCGATCTGATTAGGCTTTATAACAACAGCTTGGGCAATACCCTGACGAACGCCTTCTAATATACGTTCTGGATGTGTTGCAAAAATATCATCGCCAACAAGCTGAATTTTATTTTCCATAACATGTGTCATATATTTCCAGCCATCCCAATCTTCCTCACTTAATCCATCTTCTATAGAATAAATAGGATAACTATCAATAAGATTACTGTATATTTCAACAAGTTGTTCTGCGACTATTCGCTCATTATTCCATAGATATGTTTTAGTGAGTGGATCATATAAACGAGAAGCAGCAACATCAAGTGCGATAACGCAACGACTTTCATGAATTTGCTCAACACGAGCAAGAGCCTCACATAACAAAATAAGTGCCTCTTCATCATCAACGCACATCGGAGCGTATCCGCCTTCATCACCAACAGCCACAGATTTTCCATTTTTTTGTAAAACATTTTTCAATTCATGAAAAATTGCAACACTTAATTCAAAAGAGCTTCTAAAATTAGCCGCACCAAGCGGAACTATCATAAATTCTTGTATATGCATGTTATTATTGGCGTGCAAACCACCATTCAGAACATTAATAAGAGGAAATGGAACAGTTACAGAATCAGCGCCAGAAATATATGCAATCAATTCATACGGTTCAATCTGTTCAACATAAGCTTGGGCTTTATAAATTGCCATACTGGTCGCCAGCGTTGCATTGGAACCAAGATGTGATTTATCAGAAGTTCCGTCAATTTCCAAAAGCTTAAGGTCCATTTCTAACCCATTTGGCTCTTGCCCTATTAAAGCCGGAGCTATCATTGATTCAATATTTTCAACAGCTTTCAAAACGCCAAGACCCCATAAACGTTTACCACCATCTCGTAATTCATGGGCCTCGTACTTGCTACGAGAAAGACCCGATGGCGCCGCTGCAACAATACGTACGGTGTTCTCTAATACAACTTCACATTGCACAGTCGGCAAACCACGTGAATCATATATTTCTCGTGCTATTATTTGTGTAATTTT is a genomic window containing:
- the eno gene encoding phosphopyruvate hydratase, with protein sequence MKITQIIAREIYDSRGLPTVQCEVVLENTVRIVAAAPSGLSRSKYEAHELRDGGKRLWGLGVLKAVENIESMIAPALIGQEPNGLEMDLKLLEIDGTSDKSHLGSNATLATSMAIYKAQAYVEQIEPYELIAYISGADSVTVPFPLINVLNGGLHANNNMHIQEFMIVPLGAANFRSSFELSVAIFHELKNVLQKNGKSVAVGDEGGYAPMCVDDEEALILLCEALARVEQIHESRCVIALDVAASRLYDPLTKTYLWNNERIVAEQLVEIYSNLIDSYPIYSIEDGLSEEDWDGWKYMTHVMENKIQLVGDDIFATHPERILEGVRQGIAQAVVIKPNQIGTITETLHAIRLCKLHNLNVIVSHRSGETEDTFIADLAVGASAGQIKAGGCSRTDRIAKYNRLLMIEDQLMLSLITA